In Lacrimispora indolis DSM 755, a genomic segment contains:
- a CDS encoding ABC transporter permease, with protein MTWLKKARGGKGLRYLRRNWMLYAMILPGILYIIIFKYFPMYGITIAFKDYNGISDISRAPWVGMENFTKLFSTRAFQRALENNIVISLAKLLFGFPVPIIMALMIDSVRKSGMKRLVQTSVILPNFISWVVVYGLMYAIFSPSTGAVSQLLQFLGYDGKLPDILSSKETFRSVIVGSHIWKGAGIGTIVYLAAITGIDQQLYEAAAIDGAGRFRQMWHITLTGIRATIITLLIFRVGEVMYAGFDQIYAISNDAVISVADIIDTYVFRIGLEQRKFSLATAAGLFQSLVGLVLVLITNKIAVKMDPDSGIM; from the coding sequence ATGACATGGTTAAAAAAGGCCCGGGGCGGAAAAGGATTGAGGTACTTAAGACGGAACTGGATGTTGTATGCAATGATTTTGCCGGGAATCTTGTACATCATCATCTTTAAATATTTTCCCATGTACGGAATTACTATTGCGTTTAAGGATTATAACGGAATTTCTGATATTTCCAGAGCCCCATGGGTGGGAATGGAGAATTTCACCAAACTGTTTTCCACAAGGGCCTTTCAGCGGGCGCTGGAAAATAATATCGTCATCAGCCTTGCCAAGCTCCTGTTCGGATTTCCGGTTCCGATTATCATGGCTCTTATGATAGACAGTGTCCGGAAAAGCGGAATGAAACGGCTGGTGCAGACCTCTGTCATACTTCCTAATTTTATTTCCTGGGTAGTGGTCTACGGTCTGATGTATGCGATTTTTTCTCCCAGTACAGGGGCGGTGAGCCAGCTTCTTCAATTTCTGGGGTATGACGGGAAGCTGCCTGACATTCTTTCCTCTAAGGAAACTTTCCGCAGCGTCATTGTCGGCTCCCATATCTGGAAAGGTGCAGGAATCGGCACCATTGTCTATCTGGCAGCCATTACGGGAATTGACCAGCAGCTTTATGAGGCGGCGGCCATTGACGGGGCGGGACGTTTCCGCCAGATGTGGCACATCACCCTTACGGGAATCCGCGCCACAATCATCACCCTTCTCATCTTCCGTGTGGGAGAGGTCATGTACGCAGGCTTTGACCAGATTTACGCCATTTCCAATGATGCCGTTATTTCGGTGGCGGATATAATTGATACATATGTGTTCCGGATCGGACTGGAGCAGAGAAAGTTTTCACTGGCCACTGCGGCAGGCCTTTTCCAGTCCCTGGTGGGTCTGGTGCTGGTGCTGATTACGAATAAGATCGCTGTTAAGATGGATCCGGACAGCGGAATCATGTAG
- a CDS encoding class I mannose-6-phosphate isomerase — translation MSFMFNPHPYDDPKAVNHIPMGAEFCSSITKTTVDTAKKLVSETQLLLQEQKFCVLAIDGFISAPFEQLAGQISIQAALKGIKVTTLSTDMLWIESQKLHDKLLPYLPENRETDPVLLYGRLYQDGMEGLMEPDQISHMIQMAEDFRSHGDGLLIVYGNGALIPALRPFYDLKIYMDMTQKRTILNIRAGKCGNLGIKEQGTYNEMIRHSYYIDFEASFPIRQEVIRDGIISYYLAGDNPDGIQMISTEHLKALFSTMTTYPLRCRPVYIEGVWGGYYVQHLRSLPKEMKNCAWVFDLIPMEVSIVADMKELMMEFPFYCFVQIIGPKLMGEAAAEKFHGYFPIRFNYDDTFHSSGNMSIQVHPGSSYIREHNDELGRQDESYYIVTAGQEAKTYCGFTEQADVEDFIEKTKRAEREKIGFDHDEYVHSLPSKPGMQFMIPAGTIHASGRNQVILEIGSLTIGSYTYKMYDYLRQDLDGNLRPIHTFHGEKVLDRTRKASWVEENLVQKPRLLREGTDFLESIVGEHPLLYFSLRNVRFTKGYEDEAADRFHVLVLVEGEQCMIRSLSRPDRYFIQDYLDMVIVPAGFGPYEVINRGDGVVTMHKTLLKDGFENEEL, via the coding sequence ATGAGCTTTATGTTTAATCCCCACCCCTATGATGACCCCAAAGCGGTCAATCACATCCCCATGGGAGCAGAATTTTGTTCTTCCATTACAAAAACAACAGTTGACACGGCAAAGAAGCTGGTATCTGAGACGCAGCTCCTCCTTCAGGAGCAGAAATTCTGCGTCCTGGCAATAGACGGCTTTATCAGCGCCCCATTTGAACAGCTGGCCGGTCAGATATCCATTCAGGCAGCCTTAAAAGGGATAAAGGTCACCACCCTTTCCACGGACATGCTGTGGATAGAAAGCCAAAAGCTTCACGACAAGCTCCTTCCTTATCTGCCGGAAAACAGGGAAACGGATCCGGTTCTTCTTTACGGCCGACTGTATCAGGACGGTATGGAAGGCCTGATGGAACCGGATCAGATCAGCCATATGATACAAATGGCAGAGGACTTTAGGAGCCACGGAGACGGGCTCTTAATCGTGTATGGAAACGGAGCGCTCATCCCTGCCCTCCGCCCTTTCTATGATTTGAAAATTTATATGGATATGACTCAGAAGCGGACCATACTCAACATCAGGGCCGGGAAATGCGGCAACCTGGGAATCAAAGAGCAGGGAACCTATAATGAAATGATACGGCACAGCTATTACATCGACTTTGAGGCCAGCTTTCCCATCCGGCAGGAGGTCATACGGGACGGCATCATCAGCTATTATTTGGCAGGAGACAATCCGGATGGTATACAGATGATTTCCACGGAGCATTTAAAAGCCCTGTTTTCCACCATGACGACCTATCCGCTGCGCTGCCGTCCGGTCTATATTGAAGGCGTATGGGGCGGGTATTATGTCCAGCACTTACGCAGTCTGCCAAAGGAAATGAAGAACTGTGCCTGGGTCTTTGATCTGATCCCCATGGAGGTTTCCATTGTGGCCGACATGAAGGAGCTTATGATGGAATTCCCCTTTTACTGCTTCGTTCAAATTATTGGACCGAAGCTCATGGGGGAAGCTGCCGCCGAAAAATTTCACGGCTATTTCCCCATCCGCTTTAATTATGACGACACGTTTCATTCCAGCGGCAATATGTCCATCCAGGTCCATCCGGGCAGCAGCTATATCAGGGAGCATAATGACGAACTGGGACGCCAGGATGAAAGCTATTACATAGTCACTGCCGGACAGGAGGCCAAGACCTACTGCGGCTTTACCGAACAGGCGGACGTGGAAGATTTTATTGAAAAGACGAAGCGGGCGGAAAGAGAAAAGATAGGCTTTGACCACGATGAATACGTCCATTCCCTTCCGTCAAAGCCGGGCATGCAGTTCATGATTCCCGCCGGAACCATCCACGCTTCCGGGCGAAACCAGGTCATCCTGGAAATCGGCAGCCTTACCATTGGCTCCTATACCTATAAGATGTACGATTACCTCCGGCAGGACTTGGATGGCAATCTCCGCCCGATCCACACCTTCCACGGAGAAAAGGTCTTAGACAGAACCCGCAAAGCTTCCTGGGTGGAAGAAAACCTGGTTCAGAAGCCCAGGCTCCTGCGGGAAGGCACCGACTTTTTAGAATCTATCGTAGGGGAACATCCGCTTCTTTATTTCAGCCTGAGAAACGTACGCTTTACAAAGGGGTATGAAGATGAAGCAGCAGACCGCTTCCACGTTCTGGTTCTGGTGGAAGGAGAACAATGCATGATACGTTCCCTTTCAAGGCCGGACCGTTACTTTATTCAGGATTATCTGGATATGGTCATCGTGCCTGCAGGCTTCGGTCCCTATGAGGTGATCAACAGAGGGGATGGGGTTGTAACCATGCACAAGACCCTGTTAAAGGACGGATTTGAAAATGAAGAGCTCTGA
- a CDS encoding ROK family protein codes for MKSSDSCILSVDGGGTSLKAAFVYKNNVIKDSFFSIPVHSDGTEEEIQEAFWELGHSARLMEEKLQVKASGCAFCIPGPFDYENGRFFMHHKYEAVFGSSLKPWLFKGIGRELSICFLHDSTAFLLGACAGLSPLPERLCGVIIGTGLGFASMVEGHILENPSGGPGISIFGRPYLGKTAEDYVSKRGILRRYRELSPFLREDTEVKTIADLARGGEKEAQQVFMEMGTHLSAILLPIVMENGFQLLFLGGAISKSADLFLPALKEGLFAAPMEIRTISDSDSDYVPLRGAAQYLFSSYY; via the coding sequence ATGAAGAGCTCTGATTCCTGCATTCTTTCCGTGGATGGGGGCGGAACCTCCTTAAAAGCCGCTTTTGTATATAAAAATAATGTAATAAAGGATTCTTTTTTCTCCATTCCGGTCCATTCCGACGGAACGGAAGAAGAAATTCAGGAAGCCTTTTGGGAGCTGGGGCACAGCGCAAGGCTTATGGAAGAAAAACTGCAGGTGAAAGCATCCGGATGTGCATTCTGCATTCCCGGTCCTTTTGACTATGAAAACGGGCGGTTCTTCATGCACCACAAATATGAAGCAGTTTTCGGCAGTTCTTTAAAGCCCTGGCTGTTTAAGGGCATTGGCAGAGAATTATCCATATGCTTTCTCCATGATTCCACTGCGTTCCTTCTTGGAGCATGCGCCGGACTTTCTCCCCTTCCGGAGAGGCTCTGCGGCGTCATCATCGGAACCGGTCTGGGATTTGCCTCCATGGTTGAGGGACATATTTTAGAAAATCCCTCCGGCGGGCCCGGCATCAGTATTTTCGGCCGTCCCTATCTGGGAAAAACTGCCGAAGATTACGTTTCAAAGCGAGGGATCCTCCGCCGCTACAGGGAGCTCTCCCCCTTCTTACGGGAGGATACAGAAGTAAAGACCATTGCAGACCTTGCCCGCGGCGGAGAAAAAGAAGCACAGCAGGTGTTTATGGAAATGGGGACCCATCTTTCCGCCATCCTGCTGCCCATCGTAATGGAAAATGGATTTCAGCTGCTGTTTCTGGGAGGCGCCATATCAAAGTCCGCCGATTTATTTCTTCCGGCTTTAAAAGAAGGGCTTTTTGCTGCTCCCATGGAAATCCGCACCATTTCCGATTCTGATTCTGATTACGTCCCTCTGCGGGGAGCCGCACAATATTTATTTTCTAGTTACTATTGA
- a CDS encoding MurR/RpiR family transcriptional regulator codes for MADCRFKLKELMNSLTSKEQILAQFIIDFPSDVIQMSINELAQSCGTSISTVVRLCKSAGYDGYKTLCRELSVDLVQSQSLSSDDYGDVQPGDSVDSIKNTVCANDIRAIENTLSVLKSDELEKAVAAIAGAKRVDFYGVAVSGYVAMDACNKFVRINKLSMSTADPHQQILNASLLSPSDVAVLISYSGNTKDILETAEAVKQSGAVLISLTKYSKNPLAKMADICLYSSSAEALIRSGPTGSRIGQLTVIDVLYTAVASREYNHVKASLDKTRLAAAKKHIQFNPE; via the coding sequence ATGGCAGACTGTCGTTTCAAGCTGAAAGAATTAATGAATTCCCTGACATCAAAGGAACAGATCCTAGCACAATTCATCATCGATTTTCCTTCCGATGTCATACAAATGTCCATCAACGAACTGGCTCAGTCCTGCGGAACCAGTATTTCAACCGTGGTCCGCTTATGCAAATCCGCCGGATATGACGGCTACAAAACGCTCTGCCGGGAGCTTTCGGTGGACTTGGTTCAATCCCAGTCTCTGTCCTCTGATGATTATGGGGATGTGCAGCCCGGTGATTCTGTAGATTCAATTAAAAATACGGTCTGCGCAAATGATATCAGGGCGATTGAGAATACCCTCTCGGTTTTAAAATCAGATGAACTGGAAAAAGCCGTTGCAGCCATAGCCGGTGCAAAGCGAGTGGATTTTTACGGAGTGGCTGTATCCGGTTACGTGGCTATGGATGCCTGCAATAAATTCGTCCGGATCAACAAGCTGTCCATGTCGACCGCCGACCCACACCAGCAGATCTTAAACGCCTCCCTTTTAAGCCCTTCCGATGTGGCCGTCCTGATTTCCTATTCCGGCAACACGAAAGACATTTTAGAGACCGCGGAGGCCGTAAAACAGTCCGGTGCAGTCCTGATAAGCCTTACGAAGTATTCCAAGAATCCTCTGGCCAAAATGGCGGATATCTGTCTCTATTCCTCATCGGCGGAAGCACTGATCCGCAGCGGCCCCACGGGCTCCCGAATCGGCCAGCTTACGGTCATTGACGTCCTTTATACGGCCGTTGCCAGCCGGGAATACAACCATGTAAAGGCCTCCTTGGACAAGACACGGCTTGCTGCCGCCAAGAAGCATATTCAATTCAATCCCGAATAA